Genomic window (Aquimarina sp. BL5):
CTGTAGAGGCCGAAGTTTATGCAATGGCGACTCTTATCCTCTCTGTTATGTTTTATTTAGGGCTTTTATGGCAACGAGATATGAATCAAACACAAGGAAATAAATGGATTATTCTAATTTCTTTTATCATAGGATTATCCTTTGGTGTTCATTTTATGGGGTTACTCTCCATTCCAGCAATAGGGTTGCTCTACTATTTTAAAAATTATAAAATCATTACACTCAAAAATTTTATAATCGCAAATCTTATTGTGATTGCAGTGTTACTATTTATTTTTAAGATGCTTTTACCCTATACACTTGCGTATTTTGGTAGTTTAGAAATCTTCTTTGTAAATTCAATCGGATTACCTTTTCATTCAGGGACCATTATTGCCGGTATAAGTTTGATAATTTGTTTTTACTTGGGATTAAAATACGCAAGAAAAAAATCTTATCCATTAATTCATACTTCCTTACTTTGTATTCTTTTTATTCTAATTGGTTTTTCTAGCTGGTTAATGATTCCGATTAGAGCAACTGCTGGCACGGTAATTAATGAAAACAACCCGAATAATGCCAGAGAATTATTAGCATACTACAATCTAGAACAATACCCTAAAACGCATCTATTCTATGGCCCCCAATTCACAGAAATCTATGGCAATTTAGATGAAAATGAACCCTATTTAGATGACAAACCGAAATACGAAAAAGATCTAAATACGGGAAAATATGTGATCGTTAACGATTGGAAAAATGCTAAACAGAATTTAGACAATACTCATAAAACTTTATTGCCAAGAATGTGGAGTTCCGAACATATCAGTAATTATATGCTATTTAGTGGACCATTGAAATTTTCTATAAAAGCTGAATATCAGGATGAAAAGGAACTTATAGATACTGTTATTGATTTTAGAAAACAATATGCAGCAGACCAATTAGATTATAGTGATTATCACAAATTCTTAGAATCATTTGGTCAATTTCTGGATGTCCGACCGCCTTCATTTTGGGATAATGTATCCTATCTCTTTCAGTACCAAATTAATTATATGTATTGGCGGTATTTTATGTGGAACTTTGTTGGAAGACAAGATGATGTCCAAGGAAAGTTATCTTCTTTACATGGTAATTGGCTTAGTGGAATTACTTTTATTGATGAATATCGACTTGGATCTCAAGATAATTTACCATTAGATGTAACGAAGAACAAAGCTAGAAATACGTATTACTTCATTCCTCTTATTTTCGGTTTGATTGGATTAGTTTTTCAATTGAAGCATGATAAAAAAAATTTCTGGATATTATTTATGTTCTTTTTGTTTACAGGATTATCATTAAAAATATACCTTAATGAAAGGCCTTTTGAACCTAGAGAAAGAGATTATGCTCTGGTTGGCTCTTTCTATGTATTTGCCATTTGGATTGCCTTTGGAGTATATGCACTTTTCGACATATTAAAGGATCAAATGAACGCTAAGAAAGCTGCGTACATAATAATTCTCATTTCTTTACTTGGAGTTCCTTCCCTATTGATTGCACAAAACTGGGACGATCATGATCGATCCAATCGATATACTGCTCAATCATCCGCAAAAACATACTTATCCTCTTGTCAGAAAGATGCGATTCTATTTTCTATTGGCGATAATGATAGTTTCCCTTTGTGGTATGTACAAGAGATAGAAGGATTTCGAACAGATATACGTATTCTCATCACCAATTTATTGGCTACAGATTGGTACATCGATCAGATGAAAAAAGCAGCGTATGAAGGTAAGCCCGTTCCTTCTCAATTAGAGCACACATTTTATACATATGGAAATAATGATGCAGTTTTCTACAAAAAGGTAACAAAGGACACTATGCTGATCAAAAATTGGATGCGATGGATCACATCAGATGATGATAGGACCAAAGGGGAACTTATCAATGGAAAAGTTGTTTCTACATTTCCGACAAAGAATATTCGAATACCTGTTGATAAGGAAGCTGTTTTAAAAAACGGAATAGTGTCTGAAAAAGATGCGGATAACATAGTACCATATATTGATATACAACTAAAAGGTAATTACATCCCAAAACATAGATTGGTCATGTTAGATATCATTGCTAATAACAATTGGGAACGCCCTATTTATTTTACTGGTGGAAGTTTTGGAGATGATGATTATATCTGGATGAAAGACTATTTACAATTAGACGGAATGACATATAAACTTGTTCCTATCAAAACTAAAGTGAATCCAAACAATCCATATCAATTAGGAAGAGTTGACACTAATGTGATGTATAAAAATGTGAAGGAGTGGGATTGGGGAAATGGAGATAGTACAGAAATCTATCATGACACAGAAACTAGAAAAAACGGAATATCCTACAGAACCAATCTTGGCAGATTAGCCAATCAGTTAATTAAGGAAAATCAGCTTCTTAAAGCTGAAGAAATCCTGGACTTGGGAATAGAAAAAATGCCGTTGGATATTTATGAATATTATACACCATTACATGCTTTTGTAGGCAGCTATTATGAAATAGATAAAAAAGAAAAAGCAAGAAGTTTATGGAAACAATTAGCTACAAAATATCAAGAACAACTACGTTATTTTTCAAACCTATCTTACGAAAGACAGCAAGAATATTTTGAAAGCATTATGGATAACGTGACATATTATCGAGATCTTGTGGATACTCTGGTTGAAAATCAGGATAAAGAACTTATAAATGAAGAAATAGACACTTTCAACCGATACATTAACTTGTTTCCAAGGTTTTTTGCTAAACAAGAAAAATCTAATCCAAATACTACATTAGAAGATAAAGAGAATTTATTGAAAGAATTGAGATCGGAGCAAGAAATTGAGTAGTTTAAGACTAAATCAAAATCTTAGAGCGTCTAGCTTTCATACTGCAAAAATTGATTTTTTTTTAAGTACACGAATAATCTATTCGTGTTAAAATCTATAAAATTATTTTTTTAGTTAGGATTCCTTACTATATTTGTATCAGAATATTTTTAACCTTAAAAATCATTAAAATGAGTAAATCAATTTTTTATCACGCAGGATGTCCCGTTTGTGTCACTGCCGAACAAGACATCGTAAACCTAATTGGAGCTTCGAACGTAGATATCATCCATCTTGGAGAGGAGCAATCAATAATTACCAATGCGGAGAAAGCTGGCGTTCAATCTGTTCCTGCGTTAGTAACTCCCAATGGAAATGTATTGCATATTAACTTTGGTGCATCCTTATCCGATGTAAAAAAGTAAAAATTTAAACATAATAGTTAGGATTCCTAATTATTAGGATCCTAACTATTATAAAATCAATAGAAATTATGAAACATTTATCTTTTTTAATAATCATACTATTAAGCAACACATTATTTGCTTGTGATGACTGTAAGAAATACAATAATGATGACCTAAAAATTACCGCAGTTAGTATTACACACCTGCAGGATATATCAAGTACTATTTGGGAAATTAAAGTAAAGGGGAAAGCTGGAAAAACCACTCCTGAACCAGCTGGACAACTTAATGGAGCTCCGATTTTGGGATATGTTTTTCCAACTACTTTAAAACCCACCGATGTTGGTTTTAATAGCACCGAAGGAATTGTAGCTCTGGCATTAACATCACATCCAGATTTTGACGACACTCCATTATGGGATGAAAATTATGACAACACATATGACAATGATGGTATTATATGGCACCCACATTGGGTAGTTCTTCATCAAGATAACAGAGTAAAAGGAGGATTATCAGTAAAACAATTTAAAAAGGGTGACACCTCGGTGAAGCTCCCTCCTACCAATCCTGGAATGCCGATGTACATGGATTCTCCAGGTTTTCAAGTAATTACTAAAGAAAATTCTATTAAAGTTGTTATTCCGGATTACAGAATAAGTAATCAAACTAATTTCAAGTTTGACGCTGTATCTGCTTATATGCAAGTAAATACGGACAAAAATGATCTTCCTATGCTTGGTGTTTATGAAGTATACAGTATTCTAAGTACCGATCTATCTTTACCTTATAATGTTGAATTTAAATAATCGAAAAAATGAAAATAGCAGTTTGGGATACTTATGTTAACCGAAAGGACGGGTTTCTAATGCATTTTGATATCCTTGTTCCGGATAACATCAAGGATGAAAATCAAGTTTTAGGATATGGTAAAAAATACTTGAATACCAAATCTTTTGATACTTCTAATCTAACATCGGATGAATGTAGATTTTGTCATATTGAAAAGGCTTCTCCAGAACTTATTCGTCTAATACAAACTCAAGGGTATGCCATTATTGAAATGGAAAATTGTCATTAGAACGGTAATAACTAATTAGGATTACTAACTTTGCGATTAAGAAAGTTAAATTTTCTTAATAGTTTTATATGGATAAGAGTGCTTTTAACATACCGTTTCAACATGATGACATCAATGCAAAAATAGTTATTAGCTTAGAACGTATTTCTGAAGTTTTCCGTGTTTTATTATGGGAATATGCAAAAGAGATCAAACTAAGTCCTATACAGATACAAATCATGATTTTCGTAGCGTATCACAAGGAAGACTTATGTACTGTTAGCCATTTAGCGAAAGAATTTAATCTTACTAAACCTACTATTAGTGATGCTGTTAAAGTTTTAGAACAAAAAAAAATGATTTCTAAAAACAAAACATCTACTGATAGTAGAAGTTACTATATCAGTTTAACTGCTGATGGCAAAAAGAGTGTTTCTAAAACTGAGCACTTTGCGAGTCCTATCAGAAAAAAAATTGACAGCTTTAATCAGGAAGAGCAAGAATCATTATTAAAAACTCTTAGTTCTTTAATCTATAAACTGAATAGATCTGGAATTTTATCTGTTCAGAGAACCTGTTATGCCTGTAAATTCTACGAAAAGAAAACTGAAAACAATGATTTCTGTAATCTTATTAAAACAAAGTTAAATACTAAAGATATTCGATTAGATTGCCCTGAATTTGAAGAAAAGGTATAAAAAAACCTCCTGACTAAATTTTCAGGAGGTTTTTACTATATTCACTAGAGGGTAGTAGATCTTGTTTTTCAACTACTAACTCGGAATGAAATTGAATTAATTAACAGCTATTTTTACTGAAAAAGAATCATTTCCTTTCCTTAATGTCATAATATAAAAACCGGTATTTAAAGAACGTACATCCAATTTCGTAAGCTCATTAGAAAGTACTGTTTTAATTACTTCTCTACCAGATATATCATATACGAACGCATCTATATCTTCGGTTAATTGTGGTAACGAAATAAATAAATCGCCATCTATACTTGGATTTGGATATACAGCTAACTGATCAACATTTGCAAATTCTCTGATACTCAATGTATTTGTTGGTAACTCAACCAAAGGTCCTCCCGCTTCTAGAGCTACCCATAATCCAAAAGCAGCTCCATTACTATTCATTGAAGGATCTAAAAATCCACTTGCTACTACTGTAATTGCTGCGTCGTCTAAATTAAGAGTTGCTAAAGGAGCATCATATCCTTGTACAATGGTAGCTCCATCTGCAGTAGAAATATTAATTTGATAATCGTCTGTTGGAAGTTCTAAATAACCTGCAAATTCTGTATATGAAACATCATCAACTAATGGAGCTCCTCCTGATTGTAAATTTACATCTACAGTAGGTGCATCAGTAGCTCCGTGATGCACTAATACATCTGTATTGCCAGAAGTAGAAGCAGCTTCTCTTCCCATAGCATACACCTGGATACCGAAAGGTTGTGCTGGCATGTAACCAGAAGCACTAACTATACCATCAGCTACAAGAATATACGTTTCTCCAGAAACTAAGGTAGCGGGTAATTCATAAATAGCATCCATAGAAGAAGTACTTGTTCCCGGAGCTACCTCGATACTTAATGGAACTCCAGCAGGAGCATCGATAAAAGGAGAAGCAGTTCTGAACGCAAAACCATCTATCAACAAAGCATCATTTAGATATACATCTACAGAGGCCGCAGCAGCATCAGCAGAATTATGAATTACTTGAACACGAGCAGAACTTTCTGGCAATGCTACTAAATCACCTCCAGCTGGTGTAGCTGCATACAATCCAAAAGCAGCTCCATTACTATTCATTGAAGGATCTAAAAATCCACTTGCTACCACGGTAACAGCAGAATCAGTGAGACCTAAAGTAGCCAAAGGAGCATCATATGCTTTTACAATAGTGGTACCATCTGAAGTAGAAACATTAATAGCGTAATCATCTGTTGGAAGTTCTAAATAACCTGCAAATTCTGTATATGAAACATCATCAACTAATAGAGCTCCTGATTGTAAATTTACATCTACAGTAGGTGCATCTGTTGATCCATGATGCACTAATACATCTGTATTCCCAGAAACTGAAGCAGCTTCTCTTCCCATAGCATACACCTGGATACCGAAAGGCTGTGCTGGCATGTAACCAGAAGCACTAACGATACCATCAGCTACAAGAATATACGTTTCTCCAGAAACCAAAGTAGCTGGTAATTCATAAATAGCATCCATAGAAGAAGTACTTGTTCCCGGAGCTACCTCGATACTTAATGGAACTCCAGCAGGAGCATCGATAAAAGGAGAAGCAGTTCTGAACGCAAAACCATCTATCAACAAAGCATCATTTAGATATACATCTACAGAGGCCGCAGCAGCATCAGCAGAATTATGAATTACTTGAACACGAGCAGAACTTTCTGGCAATGCTACTAAATCACCTCCAGCTGGTGTAGCTGCATACAATCCAAAAGCAGCTCCATTACTATTCATTGAAGGATCTAAAAACCCACTTGCTACCACGGTAACAGCAGAATCAGTAAGACCTAAAGTAGCCAAAGGAGCATCATATGCTTTTACAATAGTGGTACCATCTGAAGTAGAAACATTAATAGCG
Coding sequences:
- a CDS encoding DUF2723 domain-containing protein, translating into MNISLFKKWNRILGWTVFLISLLVYINTVEPTNSFWDVGEYISASSKLQIGHPPGAPLFQMIGAFASNFAMNPEQIAYTLNITSGIASSFTILFMFWSITILLTNLAKAKSNLTKSTCIAILGGGVTGSLAFAFTDSFWFNAVEAEVYAMATLILSVMFYLGLLWQRDMNQTQGNKWIILISFIIGLSFGVHFMGLLSIPAIGLLYYFKNYKIITLKNFIIANLIVIAVLLFIFKMLLPYTLAYFGSLEIFFVNSIGLPFHSGTIIAGISLIICFYLGLKYARKKSYPLIHTSLLCILFILIGFSSWLMIPIRATAGTVINENNPNNARELLAYYNLEQYPKTHLFYGPQFTEIYGNLDENEPYLDDKPKYEKDLNTGKYVIVNDWKNAKQNLDNTHKTLLPRMWSSEHISNYMLFSGPLKFSIKAEYQDEKELIDTVIDFRKQYAADQLDYSDYHKFLESFGQFLDVRPPSFWDNVSYLFQYQINYMYWRYFMWNFVGRQDDVQGKLSSLHGNWLSGITFIDEYRLGSQDNLPLDVTKNKARNTYYFIPLIFGLIGLVFQLKHDKKNFWILFMFFLFTGLSLKIYLNERPFEPRERDYALVGSFYVFAIWIAFGVYALFDILKDQMNAKKAAYIIILISLLGVPSLLIAQNWDDHDRSNRYTAQSSAKTYLSSCQKDAILFSIGDNDSFPLWYVQEIEGFRTDIRILITNLLATDWYIDQMKKAAYEGKPVPSQLEHTFYTYGNNDAVFYKKVTKDTMLIKNWMRWITSDDDRTKGELINGKVVSTFPTKNIRIPVDKEAVLKNGIVSEKDADNIVPYIDIQLKGNYIPKHRLVMLDIIANNNWERPIYFTGGSFGDDDYIWMKDYLQLDGMTYKLVPIKTKVNPNNPYQLGRVDTNVMYKNVKEWDWGNGDSTEIYHDTETRKNGISYRTNLGRLANQLIKENQLLKAEEILDLGIEKMPLDIYEYYTPLHAFVGSYYEIDKKEKARSLWKQLATKYQEQLRYFSNLSYERQQEYFESIMDNVTYYRDLVDTLVENQDKELINEEIDTFNRYINLFPRFFAKQEKSNPNTTLEDKENLLKELRSEQEIE
- a CDS encoding thioredoxin family protein, with the translated sequence MSKSIFYHAGCPVCVTAEQDIVNLIGASNVDIIHLGEEQSIITNAEKAGVQSVPALVTPNGNVLHINFGASLSDVKK
- a CDS encoding DUF2024 family protein, whose amino-acid sequence is MKIAVWDTYVNRKDGFLMHFDILVPDNIKDENQVLGYGKKYLNTKSFDTSNLTSDECRFCHIEKASPELIRLIQTQGYAIIEMENCH
- a CDS encoding DUF4397 domain-containing protein, translated to MKPNYIFTLLIAICFFSFTSIAQTARVQAIHNSADAAAAIVDVYIFTSVSGDQLLLEDFAFRTASPFVDAPAGIPITLKVTAPGGSPSMPVYEITTTLSSGSTYILVADGIVSASGYMPAQPFGIQVYDMGREAASTSGNTDVLVHHGATDAPTVDVNLQSGGAPLVDDVSYTEFAGYLELPTDDYAINVSTSDGTTIVKAYDAPLATLGLTDSAVTVVASGFLDPSMNSNGAAFGLYAATPAGGDLVALPESSARVQVIHNSADAAAASVDVYLNDALLIDGFAFRTASPFIDAPAGVPLSIEVAPGTSTSSMDAIYELPATLVSGETYILVADGIVSASGYMPAQPFGIQVYAMGREAASVSGNTDVLVHHGSTDAPTVDVNLQSGALLVDDVSYTEFAGYLELPTDDYAINVSTSDGTTIVKAYDAPLATLGLTDSAVTVVASGFLDPSMNSNGAAFGLYAATPAGGDLVALPESSARVQVIHNSADAAAASVDVYLNDALLIDGFAFRTASPFIDAPAGVPLSIEVAPGTSTSSMDAIYELPATLVSGETYILVADGIVSASGYMPAQPFGIQVYAMGREAASTSGNTDVLVHHGATDAPTVDVNLQSGGAPLVDDVSYTEFAGYLELPTDDYQINISTADGATIVQGYDAPLATLNLDDAAITVVASGFLDPSMNSNGAAFGLWVALEAGGPLVELPTNTLSIREFANVDQLAVYPNPSIDGDLFISLPQLTEDIDAFVYDISGREVIKTVLSNELTKLDVRSLNTGFYIMTLRKGNDSFSVKIAVN
- a CDS encoding MarR family winged helix-turn-helix transcriptional regulator, which gives rise to MDKSAFNIPFQHDDINAKIVISLERISEVFRVLLWEYAKEIKLSPIQIQIMIFVAYHKEDLCTVSHLAKEFNLTKPTISDAVKVLEQKKMISKNKTSTDSRSYYISLTADGKKSVSKTEHFASPIRKKIDSFNQEEQESLLKTLSSLIYKLNRSGILSVQRTCYACKFYEKKTENNDFCNLIKTKLNTKDIRLDCPEFEEKV